A single genomic interval of Aureliella helgolandensis harbors:
- a CDS encoding DUF1552 domain-containing protein, whose translation MKIPSRRNFLRGIGGAALTLPWMESISAATSARQPALRMAHFYVPIGVVRRGFFPGEADSVIPEGNLGNVMKSLDKQNPDFFQKPLEELSATLQPLANFKSQINLITGMDRVFQQGTDVHAQCASCYLSSAVPYTLQGTAWPLNRTLDHIVADHVAAETSFPTLEFSCNSHQDNKESIYFDNISWYGTGHVAPSIRDPRRMYHRLFSTQEIDRYRDVTDLVLEDARSLRRDLGYADQQKFAEYFDSIRAIENQMNRLEKMKTELSNVSLDEPSADYLPRGEYIRLMGDLMVVALQTGLTNVATFMIGPERWDTPYMFEGLFDSPRSHHQMSHNQTKMIDDLLKVDHFHMQQFAYLLEKMKAIEEAEGMTLLDNTLFTYGSGLGDGSTHQYNDLPIIVAGGGPRLTSGQHINMPEGTPLANLWLTQAQIMGAPLNHFADSTGTIDALLRT comes from the coding sequence ATGAAAATCCCTTCGCGACGCAATTTCCTCCGTGGGATAGGCGGTGCTGCATTAACATTACCTTGGATGGAAAGCATTTCTGCCGCAACTTCCGCCAGACAACCAGCGTTGAGAATGGCACATTTTTATGTGCCAATCGGCGTTGTCCGTCGCGGTTTCTTTCCTGGCGAAGCGGACAGCGTGATCCCAGAAGGGAATCTCGGCAATGTCATGAAGTCACTCGACAAGCAGAATCCAGACTTCTTCCAAAAGCCGCTCGAAGAACTCTCCGCCACGCTGCAACCACTGGCAAACTTCAAAAGCCAAATCAACCTCATCACCGGCATGGATCGAGTTTTCCAACAGGGGACCGACGTGCATGCACAGTGCGCGTCTTGCTACTTGAGCAGTGCAGTCCCCTACACGTTGCAGGGAACCGCTTGGCCGCTCAACCGGACCTTGGATCACATCGTCGCTGACCATGTCGCGGCGGAAACTTCGTTTCCCACGCTGGAGTTCAGTTGCAACAGTCATCAGGACAACAAAGAGTCGATCTACTTTGACAATATTTCCTGGTACGGGACGGGGCACGTCGCTCCGTCAATTCGTGATCCACGCAGAATGTACCACCGACTGTTTTCCACTCAGGAAATCGACCGCTATCGTGACGTCACCGACCTTGTCCTTGAGGATGCTAGATCGTTGAGGCGCGATCTGGGCTATGCCGATCAGCAGAAGTTTGCTGAGTATTTCGATTCCATCCGCGCGATCGAAAACCAAATGAATCGCCTCGAAAAGATGAAAACGGAGTTATCGAACGTCTCCTTGGACGAACCCTCGGCCGACTATCTACCGCGTGGTGAATACATTCGGCTCATGGGAGATTTGATGGTCGTCGCACTGCAGACCGGACTTACCAATGTAGCCACGTTCATGATTGGCCCCGAGCGGTGGGATACACCCTACATGTTCGAAGGGCTGTTCGACTCTCCACGAAGCCACCACCAGATGTCCCACAACCAAACGAAGATGATCGACGACCTCCTCAAAGTCGATCATTTTCACATGCAGCAATTTGCCTACCTCCTGGAAAAGATGAAGGCAATCGAGGAGGCCGAGGGAATGACACTGCTCGACAACACGCTGTTCACCTACGGGTCTGGCTTGGGCGACGGATCGACGCACCAGTACAATGATTTGCCCATCATCGTCGCGGGCGGAGGCCCCCGGCTAACTTCTGGACAACACATCAACATGCCGGAGGGGACCCCACTGGCCAATTTGTGGCTCACTCAAGCACAAATAATGGGCGCACCACTCAATCACTTTGCAGATAGCACCGGTACGATCGACGCACTACTCAGAACATAA
- a CDS encoding DUF1592 domain-containing protein — MRHAETPSIESFHPTEILLCAVLVVSWLNLPSSNVFAVESNAFSQVLAPAIREHCSNCHGAGEDSEGGLDLLEMNTDSLGERVELVRSLIRVLDLQEMPPEAEPPLDSELRQSLVTGLTAVLHASLTKQPRFSHTPMRRMNRFQYNNAVTDLFGLKCIVFTLPERMMREHNGYFKPESGKMADVVSVGSRPLGKSQLIEPRLANVAAFPQDLRAEHGFDNRGDHLSMSPLLMESFLALGQSITQSPDFDSKNVGIWDEFFAVPTDLETIPTEVRRRLKPFLTKAFRRPIVEEQFERYASYVLRRLDAGTPFTEAMQAVAAAAIASPRFLYLYETSHERGTVEEVDDFELASRLSFFLWGSLPDQSLLDLAAAGTLSRPDILDLQIERMLKDHKLKRFCDSFPTQWLQLDRIISSIPSRERFPQFYYLKYRDSMHMMLEPLLLFETVLIENQSITQLIDSDFTYRSTLLEEAYRPTNGKPQPGKGGEVMALRFRRMPVTDRRDGGVITNAAVMTMTSGPERTQPITRGAWIASVIFNNPPDPPPADVPALDETPPAGEESLTLRERLSMHRQRSDCKGCHEQIDPLGFALENYDPIGVWRETYENGREVDMAGRLFQKHEFVNVLEFKDAILAEKDRFALAFGEHLLSFALARELEAADHLAAEHIATTCAQDGYKMQTFLKQVILSKPFRSKCTPLTSPRHASGQEP; from the coding sequence ATGCGACATGCCGAAACACCGTCGATCGAGTCGTTTCACCCCACTGAGATCTTGTTGTGCGCGGTCCTAGTCGTTAGTTGGCTGAATCTCCCGAGTTCGAACGTCTTTGCGGTTGAAAGCAATGCGTTCTCCCAAGTCCTCGCACCAGCCATCCGAGAGCATTGCTCAAACTGCCATGGAGCGGGCGAGGACTCCGAGGGAGGTTTGGACCTCCTGGAAATGAATACCGACAGTTTGGGCGAACGCGTTGAATTGGTACGCAGCCTGATTCGTGTCCTCGATCTCCAAGAGATGCCTCCCGAGGCCGAACCCCCGCTCGATTCCGAGCTACGGCAGAGCTTAGTCACGGGATTGACCGCCGTGCTCCATGCATCGCTTACCAAACAACCGCGATTTTCTCACACGCCGATGCGACGGATGAACCGCTTTCAATACAACAATGCGGTCACCGACTTATTCGGATTGAAGTGCATCGTCTTCACGCTACCGGAGCGTATGATGCGGGAACACAATGGGTACTTCAAGCCTGAGTCGGGAAAGATGGCCGACGTAGTTTCAGTTGGAAGTCGCCCACTGGGAAAATCGCAATTGATCGAGCCACGACTAGCCAATGTCGCCGCATTTCCGCAAGATTTGCGAGCGGAGCATGGATTTGACAATCGTGGTGATCATCTTTCCATGTCACCGCTCCTCATGGAGTCATTCTTGGCATTGGGGCAGTCAATCACGCAGAGTCCAGACTTCGATTCAAAGAATGTGGGGATTTGGGATGAGTTTTTTGCAGTCCCAACGGACTTGGAAACAATCCCTACCGAAGTGCGCCGCCGCCTAAAGCCGTTTCTCACCAAAGCCTTTCGACGACCGATTGTTGAGGAACAATTCGAGCGGTACGCGAGTTATGTATTGCGACGGCTCGATGCAGGAACCCCTTTCACCGAAGCAATGCAAGCGGTCGCAGCAGCAGCCATTGCCTCCCCCAGATTTCTCTACCTGTACGAGACCTCCCACGAGCGTGGGACGGTAGAAGAAGTTGACGACTTTGAACTCGCGTCGCGTCTATCCTTTTTTCTGTGGGGGAGTCTTCCCGACCAAAGTCTATTGGATTTGGCTGCTGCTGGAACGCTAAGTCGTCCAGACATTCTCGATCTACAAATCGAGCGAATGCTGAAAGACCATAAACTCAAGCGATTTTGCGACAGCTTCCCGACTCAATGGCTTCAACTCGACCGCATTATCTCCTCCATTCCAAGTCGGGAAAGATTCCCTCAGTTCTATTACCTCAAGTACCGTGACAGCATGCATATGATGCTCGAACCCTTGCTATTATTCGAGACAGTTCTGATCGAGAATCAATCGATCACGCAGCTCATCGATTCAGACTTCACCTATCGCTCCACTCTGCTCGAAGAAGCCTACCGGCCCACGAACGGCAAGCCGCAGCCGGGGAAGGGTGGCGAGGTGATGGCATTGCGTTTTCGTCGGATGCCTGTGACCGACCGCCGCGATGGCGGTGTCATCACCAACGCCGCGGTAATGACCATGACCTCCGGCCCCGAGCGAACGCAACCGATCACGCGGGGAGCTTGGATCGCCTCGGTCATCTTCAACAACCCACCCGATCCACCTCCAGCAGATGTGCCTGCATTGGATGAAACTCCTCCTGCAGGAGAGGAATCCCTTACGCTGCGTGAACGATTATCCATGCATCGGCAGCGTTCCGATTGCAAAGGCTGCCACGAGCAGATTGACCCGCTTGGATTTGCGCTTGAAAACTACGACCCCATCGGCGTATGGCGTGAAACGTATGAGAATGGCCGCGAGGTCGACATGGCTGGTAGACTCTTTCAGAAGCACGAATTTGTCAATGTGCTCGAATTCAAAGATGCGATACTTGCTGAGAAAGACCGTTTCGCGTTAGCGTTTGGCGAACACCTGCTTTCCTTTGCACTAGCCCGCGAGCTGGAGGCGGCCGATCACCTGGCTGCTGAACACATTGCTACAACGTGTGCTCAGGATGGTTACAAAATGCAGACCTTTCTCAAGCAAGTGATTCTAAGCAAACCCTTCCGCAGCAAGTGCACCCCTCTCACCTCCCCTCGGCATGCATCAGGACAGGAACCATGA